The following proteins are encoded in a genomic region of Channa argus isolate prfri chromosome 3, Channa argus male v1.0, whole genome shotgun sequence:
- the LOC137123631 gene encoding phosphoinositide 3-kinase regulatory subunit 6: MEPAAGCFPTVPEPELYRSVQVVLPRDTDNLQPVDCFNKGMLRWTLHKKVQNNPANSLSLVWVLIKELEKAERWDSRKCIIPLLHTLMYAIIQTAYIPEELYKRVYDFCKRLMTYPHPYCAIGLNYTRQIKTERSIPGLIYQRMVTAEQRLKNDHYPFQDRVFVLADPEVFSGSLGQVLFGDNEPSTSASGGFLSPLDHMRSVIQHSIQAALGAEQCHGPKLARALKDMGQDIEPYFQEVLATLEQRVEEGSRAEGGALKSRLQQLYREIVTHADSGPLLSGPLCDCPLPNPEMSFYLWTEDLDIWRELAKWVRSSSMSEQYSLSQEQEDFELGDSPSELLPSDMIRFSIMSNDSGIERDLPASADTSLSSSLYTASLNASWEQCKSEQESGRLSRRGGIKMKPSVKDSMVLMQDTLEDQASLAGGANGGKGGRREATLQRRAGSSAMQNPFTKQQRLLTARIVAMGDDRVLGRLAKAYYFFRKREARRLFLTTKVNLQFYYIPVCRTSDPFSSVKENPPINQSEGDPCSLGSYLSMVDPWYNCNIKSLGHMIPKLAKMEQINSGRPKEPFVSDVISYYVRTSQQPVYFNIYYVKITFTGTRREPVEDVFLTHLEIEFPEFRQISASIREKTKRNSGEVCGAVISMNYKKVYLSGRDVDKGLSVRTSGAQINAIPSNEAEDLNCLTLTLNEFPTKTKNTSVESKIRTTNIKIRTLENRSFTVTLDKDCRRIYNNVQSVEISPCLDPGYCVQKTMRSKFRLAEDKDAGLSKYMSKGLPLPINTFAGIIN, encoded by the exons ATGGAGCCAGCAG CCGGCTGCTTCCCCACAGTTCCAGAGCCAGAACTGTACCGCAGCGTCCAGGTTGTGCTGCCACGGGACACGGACAACCTGCAGCCTGTTGACTGTTTCAACAAAG GCATGCTTCGATGGACCCTTCataaaaaagttcaaaacaaCCCTGCCAACAGTTTATCACTGGTGTGGGTTCTGATAAAGGAGCTGGAGAAG GCTGAGAGATGGGACTCTCGCAAATGCATCATTCCTCTGCTTCACACACTGATGTATGCCATCATTCAG ACAGCCTACATTCCAGAAGAACTGTATAAGCGGGTGTATGACTTTTGTAAGAGGCTCATGACCTACCCTCATCCCTACTGCGCCATAGGACTCAACTACACAAGACAGATAAAAACTGAACGCTCCATCCCAG GATTGATCTACCAGAGGATGGTCACAGCTGAGCAGAGGCTAAAAAATGATCACTATCCATTTCAGGACAG agtttttgttttggctgACCCAGAGGTTTTCTCTGGATCCTTGGGACAAGTCCTTTTTGGTGATAATGAGCCATCTACTTCAGCGTCAGGCGGATTTCTAAGTCCTCTTGATCACATGCGCAGTGTTATCCAACACTCTATCCAAGCTGCTTTAGGAGCAGAGCAATGCCACGGGCCGAAACTGGCTCGGGCACTGAAG GACATGGGTCAAGACATTGAGCCGTACTTTCAGGAAGTACTGGCGACCCTTGAGCAGAGGGTGGAGGAGGGCAGCAGAGCGGAAGGGGGAGCGCTGAAGAGCCGTCTTCAGCAGCTGTACAGAGAGATTGTCACACATGCAGACTCAG GGCCATTGTTGAGTGGACCTCTGTGTGACTGCCCTCTTCCTAACCCAGAGATGAGCTTCTACCTGTGGACAGAAGATCTAGATATTT GGCGAGAGTTGGCCAAATGGGTTCGATCTAGCTCTATGTCAGAACAGTACTCCCTCAGCCAGGAGCAGGAGGACTTCGAGCTAGGTGATTCACCCAGTGAGCTGTTGCCGTCTGACATGATTCGGTTCTCCATCATGTCCAATGACAGTGGTATTGAAAGAGACCTGCCTGCCAGTGCTGATACCTCTCTGTCATCATCTTTGTACACTGCCAGCTTAAATGCATCATGGGAACAATGCAAAAG TGAGCAAGAGTCAGGAAGGCTGTCAAGGCGTGGCGGCATCAAGATGAAACCATCTGTGAAGGACAGTATGGTGCTGATGCAGGACACCTTGGAGGACCAGGCAAGCCTTGCTGGAGGAGCCAATGGGGGgaagggaggaaggagagaagcAACTTTGCAGAGACGGGCGGGAAGCAGTGCTATGCAGAACCCCTTCACCAAGCAGCAGAGACTCCTTACTGCCAGGATAGTCGCCATGGGGGATGACAGGGTACTGGGCCGCCTTGCCAAGGCCTACTACTTCTTCAG GAAAAGGGAAGCACGAAGGCTTTTTCTCACAACGAAAGTCAACCTCCAGTTTTACTACATCCCTGTTTGCAGGACTTCAGATCCCTTCTCCTCTGTCAAG GAAAATCCTCCCATCAATCAGTCCGAGGGCGATCCCTGCAGTCTTGGTTCCTACTTGAGCATGGTGGACCCATGGTACAATTGTAACATCAAGAGTTTAGGCCACATGATTCCCAAACTGGCTAAGATG GAACAGATAAACTCAGGGAGGCCAAAAGAGCCCTTCGTTTCTGATGTCATTTCCTACTACGTCCGTACCAGCCAGCAGCCTGTCTACTTCAACATCTATTATGTTAAG ATCACATTTACCGGCACAAGGAGGGAACCGGTGGAAGACGTATTCCTCACACATCTTGAGATTGAGTTTCCTGAGTTCAGACAGATCTCAGCATCAATTAGAG aaaaaacaaagaggaattCAGGGGAGGTTTGTGGAGCTGTTATCTCAATGAATTACAAAAAG GTGTACTTAAGTGGACGAGACGTTGACAAAGGCCTTTCAGTCAGGACATCAGGGGCTCAGATCAATGCTATTCCCTCCAATGAAGCAGAAG ATCTAAACTGTTTGACACTGACATTGAATGAATTCCcaaccaaaactaaaaacaccagCGTG GAATCAAAGATTCGGACAACCAACATCAAGATTCGCACTTTGGAGAATCGATCTTTTACTGTGACACTGGACAAAGATTGTCGCAGGATCTACAATAATGTGCAGAG cGTCGAGATTTCCCCGTGTCTTGATCCTGGATACTGTGTCCAGAAAACCATGAGGTCCAAATTTAGGTTGGCAGAAGACAAAGACGCTGGACTGAGCAAATACATGAGCAAAGGACTTCCTCTACCAATCAACACATTTGCTGGAATCATTAACTGA